In Nymphaea colorata isolate Beijing-Zhang1983 chromosome 5, ASM883128v2, whole genome shotgun sequence, one genomic interval encodes:
- the LOC126410074 gene encoding uncharacterized protein LOC126410074: MAVVGFDNRFHYVLAGWEGSATDSRVLYNALDHPTDPFVVPEGKYYLADGGYPNIVGFLTPYRGHRYHMSEFDTPGARRPRTPQELFNHRHSSLRNTVERTFGMLKARFPILKMQVPYPFKKQAQIVLATCVLHNFILDHNPNAEQFGDEDAPTIDNSVVSEPEIASQTHQRGSNNPLRTTITNQMFADYQLNRQRR, from the exons ATGGCTGTAGTTGGATTCGACAATCGATTCCACTACGTTTTGGCAGGATGGGAAGGAAGTGCGACAGACTCAAGGGTATTATACAATGCACTTGATCATCCAACGGACCCATTTGTGGTCCCCGAAG GCAAATACTATCTTGCTGATGGGGGTTATCCGAACATTGTTGGTTTCCTAACACCTTATCGAGGACATCGTTATCATATGTCAGAATTTGACACCCCGGGGGCACGCAGACCTAGAACTCCAcaagaattattcaaccataggcattcatcacttcgaaatacagtagaaagaacttttggcatgttgaaagcacgttttccaatattgaaaatgcaagtgccgtatccattcaaaaaacaagctcaaattgTGCTTGCTACATGTGTATTGCACAACTTCATACTTGACCACAATCCAAATGCCGAACAATTTGGTGATGAGGACGCACCTACAATTGATAATTCTGTCGTAAGCGAACCGgaaattgcaagccaaacacaCCAGCGGGGAAGCAACAATCCCTTGAGAACAACTATAACAAATCAAATGTTTGcagattatcaattgaata GACAACGAAGATGA
- the LOC116254266 gene encoding 3-ketoacyl-CoA synthase 6-like, with the protein MGIAFSFLLLKGANLRQQRQSDIQNVHYFAATVIVLAVIYFCTKRKHVYLVDFTCYRPPDHCRTPLSTLHECAICAKEFDQESISFQLKTIQRSGIGSESCIPSSVHSWPRDSSLASSREEVQTALCTIVKDLLDKHGIKPESIDILISNCSLFSPTPSIAAMIINWFGMKSDIMSFNLSGMGCSAGILSLALARDLLKVHKNSLALVVSMEALTPHAYPGKDKSMLLSNCLFRLGAAAILLSNREYDKRKAKYDLQYLVRTHSGWKDKSYNCVYQKPDSEGHVGVSLSRDVLNVAGEALKSNISRVGPLVLPFSEQFQYGLSMIRQKLVKAPNPLYVPDFKKAFEHFCIHAGGRAVIDSVVKNLRMENEHAEPSRMTLYRFGNTSSSSIWYELSYIEAMGRMKKGDKIWQIAFGSGFKCSSAVWKCISEIAKEENNAWSDEIHRYPVQIPTKFDY; encoded by the coding sequence ATGGGCATTGCATTTAGTTTCCTACTGCTCAAGGGAGCAAATCTCAGGCAACAGAGACAGTCTGATATCCAAAACGTCCACTACTTCGCTGCAACTGTAATAGTTCTAGCAGTCATATATTTTTGTACCAAGAGGAAACATGTCTACCTAGTAGATTTCACTTGCTACCGACCCCCTGATCACTGCAGAACCCCACTTTCTACATTGCATGAATGTGCAATTTGTGCCAAGGAATTTGATCAAGAGAGCATCTCTTTCCAGTTGAAGACTATCCAACGGTCTGGTATTGGGAGTGAGAGTTGCATTCCAAGTTCAGTTCACAGTTGGCCCCGTGACAGCTCTCTGGCTAGTTCAAGAGAAGAAGTGCAGACTGCCTTATGCACCATAGTAAAAGACCTCTTAGATAAGCATGGCATTAAACCAGAGTCCATTGACATTCTCATCTCGAACTGCAGCCTGTTTAGTCCTACTCCATCGATTGCTGCCATGATCATCAACTGGTTCGGTATGAAGAGTGATATTATGAGTTTCAACCTTTCTGGGATGGGCTGCAGTGCAGGAATTTTATCATTAGCTTTGGCAAGAGATCTACTCAAAGTCCACAAAAACTCTCTTGCTCTTGTTGTTAGCATGGAAGCATTAACTCCACATGCGTATCCAGGGAAAGACAAGTCCATGCTGTTAAGCAACTGCTTATTCAGACTGGGTGCTGCTGCTATACTGCTGAGCAACAGGGAATACGATAAAAGGAAAGCCAAATATGATCTTCAGTACCTAGTTCGTACACACAGCGGTTGGAAAGACAAATCCTACAATTGTGTTTACCAAAAACCCGACTCAGAAGGCCACGTTGGAGTTTCTCTATCAAGGGATGTGCTAAATGTAGCCGGTGAAGCGCTAAAATCCAACATTTCTCGTGTTGGTCCTCTTGTTTTACCGTTTTCAGAGCAATTCCAGTATGGCTTGTCCATGATTAGGCAAAAACTAGTTAAGGCGCCAAATCCTCTGTATGTTCCTGATTTCAAGAAGGCTTTTGAGCACTTTTGTATTCATGCAGGCGGAAGGGCTGTAATTGATTCGGTGGTAAAGAACTTGAGAATGGAAAATGAACATGCAGAGCCTTCAAGGATGACATTATACAGGTTTGGaaatacatcttcatcttccatCTGGTATGAACTTTCTTATATTGAAGCAATGGGGAGAATGAAGAAAGGAGACAAAATCTGGCAGATTGCTTTCGGAAGTGGATTCAAATGCAGTAGTGCCGTCTGGAAGTGTATATCAGAAATcgcaaaggaagaaaacaatgCATGGTCTGATGAAATTCACAGATACCCAGTACAGATACCAACTAAGTTTGATTATTGA
- the LOC116254314 gene encoding uncharacterized protein LOC116254314: MVIPPPARPPRIINFLKPYVLKMSFSNKYITAQVFHQPTATVASSASSQETALRTTMGNTHDVEAAAKIGKILADRLLFKGIPAVTVFLKREQKYHGKVKAIVDSLSHAGVKLI, translated from the coding sequence ATGGTTATTCCTCCTCCAGCTAGACCACCAAGAATAATAAATTTCCTGAAGCCTTATGTGCTCAAGATGAGcttttcaaacaaatatataactgCTCAAGTTTTTCATCAGCCGACTGCCACAGTAGCCTCCTCTGCTAGTTCACAAGAGACTGCACTGAGGACGACCATGGGAAACACTCATGATGTTGAGGCTGCCGCAAAAATAGGCAAGATCCTTGCTGATCGTCTTTTGTTCAAAGGTATTCCTGCTGTTACTGTGTTTCTTAAGAGAGAACAGAAGTACCATGGTAAGGTAAAAGCCATTGTGGATTCTCTCAGCCATGCAGGTGTTAAACTAATTTGA
- the LOC116254892 gene encoding protein FAR1-RELATED SEQUENCE 5-like: MESGVSQGIMLEGSFMDSNHGAMRQCPIVDNELPLDKLDDMMGNSAMDELQVHVSPARVDPYVGMEFESEEAVRVYYNEYAKRVGFSIRVSTTRRSKRDSTLIGRDFVCYKEGFRSKKYVSKRPNTREGCKAMIRAKKLDSNKWIVTRLIKDHNHELVGSGTVSLLRSHKHKIFLDALDEANSGLSSVDPYVGMEFESDAAARIFYYQYAKRLGFSIRVATTRRSKRDSTVIGRYFVCSMEGFRIRKYANRRPVMREGCKAMFRVKKLESEKWVVTQFEKDHNHELGFPGKGSYLRESRLVSTSNAAKSSVDCSGHSSEQARATSPIVTVPKEKSTAPSNTGFVMPDSGKHVHSGQKKILGRDAQNVLEYFKRMQAKNPAFFYAIQVDDAYRMCNFLWVDSRSRMAYSHLGDVVTLDTTYRRNLYEMPFVLFIGVDQHKQFVLFGCGLLLDESEASYVWLFNTWVEAMSGQHPNALMTDDDPAIVAAVARVFRKTQHCFCKRHILKKFSKKLGRLESKHKSLREDFLKCINLTEPNDEFESCWWSLLDKYELQENQWLYLLYRSREKWVRVFFQGAFCASVSTGQRNMSINSIFNVNEHTSLLVFVIQCEQAIDGWFEKQLEEDLKSSYMKPILKTSFPMEVQAAEVYTRTIFLEFQDQLIQSLQHVVELTNENGTIGTFKVAEFGAEDISHIVSFDAIEGCASCSCQMFEYAGILCRHVLRVFMVKNIMLLPSNCIWKRWTRSAMNGDATKDQASHIHSTFQENRYLLYKDLCREAISYASEGALSLEIYNLAKRAIRKALEEVRAVKENAAALLQHSSPVVGSIHEENICEQSQPADATSSRHTSHWSKFR, encoded by the coding sequence ATGGAGAGTGGAGTAAGTCAAGGTATCATGCTAGAAGGATCCTTTATGGATTCAAACCATGGTGCCATGAGACAATGTCCTATTGTAGACAATGAACTGCCTCTAGATAAACTTGATGACATGATGGGAAATTCTGCAATGGATGAGTTACAGGTGCATGTATCTCCTGCTAGGGTTGATCCTTATGTAGGGATGGAGTTTGAGAGTGAGGAAGCAGTGAGGGTGTATTATAATGAATATGCAAAGAGAGTAGGTTTTAGCATTCGAGTAAGTACCACACGTCGCTCTAAGCGGGACTCTACACTTATTGGGCGTGACTTTGTGTGCTATAAAGAAGGCTTTCGGTCAAAGAAATATGTAAGCAAGCGTCCAAACACAAGGGAGGGCTGCAAAGCAATGATTAGAGCAAAGAAACTTGATTCTAATAAGTGGATTGTCACACGGTTGATCAAGGATCATAACCATGAGTTGGTGGGTTCAGGAACAGTATCACTCCTTCGTTcacataaacataaaatattcttGGATGCCCTTGATGAAGCAAATAGTGGTCTTTCTAGTGTTGATCCATATGTGGGTATGGAGTTTGAAAGTGATGCTGCTGCAAGGATATTTTATTACCAGTATGCTAAACGTTTAGGTTTTAGCATTCGTGTAGCTACAACTCGTCGATCAAAGCGTGATTCTACAGTTATCGGCCGTTATTTTGTATGTTCTATGGAAGGATTCCGCATAAGGAAATATGCAAATAGGCGACCAGTCATGAGGGAAGGCTGCAAAGCTATGTTCAGAGTGAAGAAGTTGGAATCAGAGAAATGGGTCGTCACACAATTTGAGAAGGATCACAATCATGAATTGGGATTTCCCGGAAAGGGCTCTTATTTACGAGAGAGTCGGTTGGTGAGTACCTCTAATGCTGCAAAAAGCTCAGTTGATTGCTCTGGACATTCCTCTGAACAAGCAAGAGCAACTTCTCCTATAGTGACTGTACCAAAAGAGAAATCAACTGCTCCTAGCAATACTGGCTTTGTCATGCCTGATAGTGGAAAACATGTGCATAGTGGCCAGAAGAAGATTCTTGGAAGAGATGCTCAGAACGTACTAGAGTACTTCAAACGTATGCAAGCAAAGAACCCTGCCTTCTTCTATGCTATTCAGGTAGATGATGCATACCGTATGTGTAATTTTCTTTGGGTTGATTCGAGGTCAAGGATGGCTTATAGTCATTTGGGTGATGTTGTCACTCTGGACACAACATACAGAAGAAATCTGTATGAAATGCCTTTTGTTCTGTTTATAGGTGTCGACCAGCATAAGCAGTTTGTACTGTTTGGCTGTGGATTATTACTAGATGAAAGTGAAGCTTCTTATGTTTGGTTGTTTAATACATGGGTTGAAGCCATGTCTGGACAGCACCCTAACGCGCTGATGACTGATGACGATCCGGCCATAGTAGCTGCAGTCGCACGGGTATTTCGAAAAACCCAGCATTGTTTCTGCAAAAGACatatcttgaaaaaattttcaaagaagtTAGGCCGTTTGGAGAGCAAACATAAAAGTCTTAGAGAGGATTTCCTTAAATGCATCAATCTTACAGAgccaaatgatgagtttgaatcatGTTGGTGGTCATTGCTTGACAAATATGAGCTACAGGAAAATCAATGGCTTTACTTATTGTACAGAAGCAGAGAAAAATGGGTCAGGGTTTTCTTCCAAGGGGCATTTTGTGCAAGTGTGAGCACTGGTCAGCGGAACATGAGCATTAACTCAATTTTCAATGTGAATGAGCACACGTCCTTGTTAGTATTTGTGATTCAATGTGAGCAAGCTATTGATGGTTGGTTTGAGAAGCAACTTGAAGAGGATCTTAAGTCAAGCTATATGAAACCGATTCTCAAAACAAGCTTCCCAATGGAAGTTCAAGCTGCTGAGGTTTACACGAGAACAATTTTCCTGGAATTTCAAGATCAGCTAATTCAAAGTCTTCAACACGTAGTAGAATTAACCAATGAAAATGGCACCATCGGCACCTTTAAGGTGGCTGAATTTGGAGCAGAGGACATATCCCATATAGTATCTTTCGATGCTATTGAAGGCTGTGCAAGCTGTAGCTGCCAAATGTTCGAGTATGCAGGTATTCTCTGCAGACATGTACTACGAGTTTTCATGGTGAAAAATATTATGCTGTTGCCGTCAAATTGCATATGGAAACGCTGGACAAGAAGCGCCATGAATGGAGATGCTACTAAGGATCAAGCTTCTCACATTCATAGTACTTTTCAAGAAAATAGGTACTTACTATATAAGGATCTGTGTCGTGAAGCCATTAGCTATGCATCAGAAGGTGCCTTGAGCCTTGAAATTTACAATCTGGCAAAGCGTGCAATAAGAAAGGCTTTGGAAGAGGTTCGTGCAGTAAAAGAGAATGCTGCAGCTCTTCTGCAGCATTCTTCCCCAGTAGTCGGTAGCATCCATGAAGAGAATATCTGTGAACAGAGTCAACCCGCTGATGCAACTAGCAGCAGGCATACATCACATTGGTCAAAATTCAGGTAG
- the LOC116254265 gene encoding uncharacterized protein LOC116254265 produces MKMKKTRVKTGKRKFGESESDPRHAAAQLKGRKKQRGSGKGRQSGRGAGTGPRLPLGIKRELASLARDSGGDASDSGNESTDNPHPGDSVYEYDEPLPQEETKKNRRFDPVENFEFELPEDFQDEEIDEELASVGGSGEDDDGDFGFFGEDLRRSSTFGKRRSEENDDVRGEDECEYDGEDEEQAGEAEEANYDDGDHDPERHSRLLQEITGLPRDAFERNLEKALSSKINLEPEEPSGLNEAKSGGTISVQDLLDPLYGKPGYSSLRKRMHHLERKSEPVRAPLPKVIQERLDRTSAYKLSKDDITKWEPLVKKNREAPTIYFGEEVQARIPTVGEIASEFKPRTSLEQKISSILGNAKVVEAHMKDGAALLELNKISVESVRERQGRLAKMRSLLFRHEMKAKHIKKIKSKTYHRILKKNKLKSKSVDVEADPEAAKEHAMKQEFKRAEERMTLKHKNSSKWARRILKRGLNAQDEGTRTAISEQLNQHALLTRKMNSMKDNSSSDSSTDEEDEEEASASDDEQASKLLKNAKDKTIKIIEEEQEIPKSGLLSLPFMVRGMEKKKEAAYEEARSALDEYDSSLNPTNGSNGTNPKKKGASSGRMVFGDTKKQSSTSMSMVKQREFSQELNSEDDEGNFGNMGNDNACPDRTKAPGNVDVDPTSLLEDLGIQHDPVLKSADDLKRGSGPRTTFEVSICAPESLVQGCKDVNVPEMEDQNHHQNREEVKQLACSDSADESEEDNQSVESMSDYELPSMPELIKRAFASDDVEEEFEKEKLEALNEEVPMPEKPMSLPGWGQWTDVQEKKGLPSWILEEHEIAKRNRENALKLRKDAELKHVIISERTNKKAEKFYTPTLPFPHKYEEVFKQSMRVPLGPDFNPAKSFRELNRPPVIKTPGVPINPITFKEVNPLDSKLESNTGNENRKSFKMKGAKKKNSMKKSK; encoded by the exons atgaagatgaagaaaacgAGGGTGAAGACTGGGAAGAGGAAGTTCGGAGAGAGTGAATCGGACCCCCGACATGCGGCGGCACAGTTGAAAGGGAGGAAGAAACAAAGGGGCAGCGGAAAGGGACGGCAAAGCGGGCGCGGTGCCGGCACTGGACCTCGGCTCCCTCTGGGAATCAAGAGAGAGCTCGCCAGCCTCGCTCGAGACAGTGGGGGCGATGCTTCGGACTCGGGAAACGAGTCGACGGACAATCCGCACCCGGGAGACTCTGTCTATGAGTATGACGAGCCGTTGCCGCAGGAAGAGACGAAGAAGAACCGGAGATTTGATCCTGTGGAAAATTTCGAGTTCGAGCTGCCGGAAGATTTTCAG GACGAAGAAATTGACGAGGAACTGGCTTCTGTTGGTGGTTCcggtgaagatgatgatggtgattttggtttttttggtgAAGATCTGAGGCGTTCTTCTACATTTGGAAAGAGGCGTTCAGAGGAAAATGACGATGTGCGTGGTGAGGATGAATGTGAATATGATGGAGAAGATGAGGAGCAAGCAGGTGAAGCAGAAGAAGCAAATTATGACGACGGCGATCATGATCCAGAAAGACATTCGAGGCTGCTCCAAGAGATTACAGGGTTGCCAAGGGATGCCTTTGAGC GGAATTTAGAGAAGGCCTTATCTTCAAAGATAAATCTAGAGCCGGAGGAACCTTCGGGTCTTAATGAGGCAAAAAGTGGTGGCACCATTAGCGTTCAAGACCTCTTGGACCCTCTTTACGGAAAACCTGGATATAGTAGTCTCAGAAAGAGAATGCATCACTTAGAACGAAAATCAGAGCCTGTGCGAGCCCCACTTCCGAAGGTGATCCAGGAAAGATTGGATAGGACATCGGCATACAAGCTGTCTAAAGATGACATTACCAAGTGGGAGCCATTGGTTAAGAAAAATAGGGAAGCACCTACTATATACTTTGGTGAAGAAGTTCAAGCTCGAATTCCTACTGTAGGAGAAATTGCTTCTGAGTTCAAGCCAAGAACAAGTTTGGAGCAAAAGATTTCCTCCATACTGGGTAATGCCAAGGTTGTTGAAGCTCATATGAAAGACGGTGCGGCACTTCTTGAGCTTAACAAG ATTTCTGTTGAAAGTGTAAGAGAGCGTCAGGGTCGTCTTGCAAAGATGCGGAGCCTCCTTTTTCGACATGAAATGAAAGcaaaacacataaaaaagatcaaatctaAAACATATCATCGTATCCTTAAAAAGAATAAGTTGAAGTCTAAATCCGTTGATGTTGAAGCAGATCCTGAAGCTGCTAAAGAACATGCTATGAAGCAGGAATTTAAGCGTGCCGAG GAAAGGATGACactaaaacataaaaacagTTCTAAATGGGCAAGACGCATCCTAAAGCGTGGATTGAATGCTCAAGATGAAGGAACTCGAACTGCCATTTCTGAACAACTTAATCAACATGCCCTTCTAACAAGAAAGATGAATTCTATGAAGGACAACAGTAGTAGTGATAGCAGTACCGAtgaggaagatgaggaagaagcaTCTGCCTCGGATGACGAGCAGGCATCCAAGTTGCTGAAAAATGCGAAAGATAAAACCATTAAGATAATTGAAGAAGAACAGGAGATTCCCAAGTCAGGATTGCTTTCCCTGCCATTTATG GTCCGTggaatggagaagaaaaaagaagctgCTTATGAAGAGGCTCGCTCTGCTCTTGATGAGTATGACTCATCTTTGAACCCTACGAATGGTTCAAATGGTACTAACCCTAAGAAAAAAGGTGCCTCAAGTGGTAGAATGGTCTTCGGTGACACAAAAAAGCAATCATCGACATCCATGTCAATGGTTAAACAGCGAGAGTTTAGTCAAGAGTTGAATAGTGAAGATGATGAAGGTAATTTTGGAAACATGGGAAATGACAATGCTTGTCCAGATAGAACTAAAGCTCCTGGGAATGTGGATGTTGATCCTACATCACTTTTGGAAGATTTGGGTATTCAGCATGATCCAGTGTTGAAG AGTGCTGATGATTTGAAGAGAGGGTCAGGTCCAAGGACGACTTTTGAGGTTTCAATTTGTGCCCCAGAATCTCTGGTCCAG GGATGTAAAGATGTAAACGTACCTGAGATGGAGGATCAGAATCATCATCAAAATCGGGAG GAAGTGAAGCAACTTGCTTGCTCTGACAGTGCTGATGAGTCAGAGGAAGACAATCAATCTGTTGAATCCATGTCAGATTATGAGCTTCCATCAATGCCAGAGCTCATAAAGCGTGCTTTTGCCAGTGATGATGTGGAGGAGGAGTTTGAGAAGGAGAAACTGGAAGCTCTGAATGAGGAAGTTCCCATGCCAGAGAAACCAATGTCTCTTCCTGGATGGGGACAGTGGACTGACGTCCAGGAGAAAAAAGGCTTGCCTTCATGGATCTTGGAAGAGCATGAAATTGCAAAGAGAAATAGGGAAAATGCACTTAAATTGCGAAAAGATGCAGAACTTAAGCATGTAATTATATCTGAGAGGACCAACAAGAAG GCTGAGAAATTCTACACACCAACATTACCATTCCCACACAAATACGAGGAAGTTTTCAAACAGAGTATGAGAGTGCCTCTTGGACCTGATTTCAACCCAGCAAAGTCATTTCGAGAACTGAACCGGCCCCCG GTAATCAAGACCCCTGGTGTTCCCATAAACCCAATCACGTTCAAAGAGGTGAACCCTCTTGATAGTAAATTAGAATCCAATACTGGTAATGAGAATCGCAAGTCATTTAAGATGAAAGGtgccaagaagaaaaacagtATGAAGAAAAGCAAGTGA
- the LOC126410073 gene encoding uncharacterized protein LOC126410073, producing the protein MEDSGPSRENLTWTSEQMDYLVQLLVEQSRIPGMKSGGGLKSKAYTAIEKCMIDKFGPEFSKKKIKNKLKYSKPNLTVMKEILNTSGFGYDPINKCIEVDQQVWNDYIQQYPNRKKYRGPKLWRYFDEFAEVFGDSHALNERNRATQNTFQHSGQTISKYVSCVLRAICIMGKDFVNRPNDDVPTKIRRSKRFNPYFQVFSKL; encoded by the exons ATGGAAGACAGCGGTCCATCGAGGGAGAACCTTACGTGGACATCAGAGCAAATGGACTATTTAGTCCAACTTCTTGTGGAGCAATCCCGCATCCCTGGTATGAAATCTGGTGGAGGATTGAAGTCGAAAGCGTATACAGCAATTGAAAAATGCATGATAGACAAATTTGGTCCAGAATtcagtaaaaagaaaataaaaaacaaattgaagtactCCAAACCAAACTTGACAGtcatgaaagaaattttgaatacaAGCGGGTTTGGGTATGACCCAATCAACAAGTGTATTGAGGTCGACCAACAAGTATGGAATGACTATATTCAG CAATACCCGAACAGAAAAAAGTACAGAGGTCCCAAGTTATGGAGATACTTTGATGAGTTCGCCGAGGTCTTCGGCGATTCTCATGCCCTCAATGAACGGAATCGTGCCACGCAGAATACTTTTCAGCATTCTGGACAAACAATAAGTAAGTATGTCAGTTGTGTACTACGAGCAATATGTATAATGGGTAAAGATTTTGTCAATCGGCCCAACGATGACGTCCCAACTAAAATTCGGAGATCGAAGCGATTCAATCCATATTTCCAGGTATTTTCGAAATTGTAA